The Achromobacter pestifer genome includes a region encoding these proteins:
- a CDS encoding NAD(P)H-dependent flavin oxidoreductase: MTWFKSLTLAGRELLPIVQGGMGVGVSAHRLAGAVASQNAVGTIASVDLRHHHPDLMEKTERCHDRDVIDSANQVALDREVRAALDTAQGRGLVAVNVMKAVRDHPALVRQACESGAQAIVMGAGLPLDLPEMTADYPKVALVPILSEARGVAVVLKKWMKKGRMADAVVIEHPGYAGGHLGAARLDDIHNERFDFQRVLADCHTLFQELALGSDAPRLIVAGGVGSHEQVRHWLANGADGVQVGTAFAVTDEGDAHENFKRVLIDADPDKLAEFTSVAGLPARAVETPWLTRYLRQEKTLQANTRCDARRCSQRMDCLTQCGLRDGLARFGQFCIDLKLAAAMRGEVSRGLFFRGASKLPFGSAIRSVRELMDYLLHGEMPAAA; the protein is encoded by the coding sequence ATGACGTGGTTCAAATCACTCACCCTCGCCGGACGCGAATTGCTGCCCATTGTCCAGGGCGGCATGGGCGTCGGCGTATCCGCCCATCGCCTGGCCGGCGCGGTCGCCAGCCAGAACGCCGTGGGCACCATCGCCAGTGTGGATTTGCGCCACCACCATCCCGATCTGATGGAGAAAACCGAGCGCTGCCATGACCGCGACGTCATCGACAGCGCCAACCAGGTCGCGCTGGACCGCGAAGTGCGCGCCGCGCTGGACACGGCGCAGGGCCGCGGCCTGGTGGCCGTGAACGTCATGAAGGCGGTGCGCGACCATCCCGCCCTGGTGCGACAGGCCTGCGAAAGCGGCGCCCAGGCCATCGTCATGGGCGCGGGCCTGCCGCTGGACCTGCCCGAGATGACCGCCGACTATCCCAAGGTGGCGCTGGTGCCCATCCTGTCCGAGGCGCGCGGCGTGGCCGTGGTGCTGAAGAAATGGATGAAGAAGGGCCGCATGGCCGACGCCGTGGTGATCGAGCACCCCGGTTACGCCGGCGGCCATCTGGGCGCGGCCCGGCTGGACGACATCCACAATGAGCGCTTCGACTTCCAGCGCGTGCTGGCCGATTGCCACACGCTGTTCCAGGAACTGGCGTTGGGCTCGGACGCTCCCCGCCTGATCGTGGCGGGCGGCGTGGGCAGCCACGAGCAGGTGCGCCATTGGCTGGCCAACGGCGCCGACGGCGTGCAGGTCGGCACGGCCTTTGCCGTCACCGACGAGGGCGACGCGCACGAGAACTTCAAGCGCGTGCTGATCGACGCCGATCCGGACAAGCTGGCCGAATTCACCAGCGTGGCGGGTCTGCCGGCCCGCGCCGTGGAAACGCCCTGGCTGACGCGCTATCTGCGCCAGGAAAAGACCTTGCAGGCCAACACCCGCTGCGACGCGCGGCGCTGCAGCCAGCGCATGGACTGCCTGACGCAATGCGGACTGCGCGATGGCCTGGCACGCTTCGGGCAATTCTGCATCGACCTGAAGCTGGCGGCCGCCATGCGCGGCGAAGTCAGCCGCGGCCTGTTCTTCCGCGGCGCGTCCAAGCTGCCCTTCGGCAGCGCCATACGCTCGGTGCGCGAATTGATGGACTATCTGCTGCACGGCGAGATGCCCGCCGCGGCCTGA
- a CDS encoding anaerobic ribonucleoside-triphosphate reductase activating protein, with translation MNAASSSNAAPEGATPAAASTTGCGPGTRRLTARPAYPAAPQPVAQPLPRHSHAVGGLVPFSTVDWPGQLAAVVFIAGCPWRCHYCHNVELQTRSARYDWRETRAFLETRKGLLDAIVFSGGEPLSEPRLPQMIRDVRRMGYRVGLHTAGIYPLRLADVLRHLDWVGLDIKADAQGYDDITGRRDSQRPAQACLAQLLSADIDFECRITWHPDWLDETRLLALARELARRGVRRFAVQGARRSPDSPPVRALGAPALALLMQWFEEFAYR, from the coding sequence ATGAACGCCGCTTCTTCGTCGAACGCCGCGCCTGAAGGCGCCACGCCAGCCGCCGCGTCCACTACGGGCTGCGGCCCGGGCACGCGCCGGCTGACGGCGCGGCCGGCCTACCCGGCTGCGCCGCAACCGGTGGCCCAGCCCCTGCCGCGGCATTCGCACGCGGTCGGCGGGCTGGTGCCTTTTTCCACCGTGGACTGGCCCGGACAACTGGCGGCGGTCGTGTTCATCGCGGGCTGCCCCTGGCGCTGCCACTACTGCCACAACGTCGAGCTGCAGACCCGCAGCGCCCGCTACGATTGGCGCGAGACCCGCGCCTTCCTGGAAACGCGCAAGGGCCTGCTCGACGCCATCGTGTTTTCCGGCGGCGAGCCCCTGAGCGAACCGCGCCTGCCGCAGATGATCCGCGACGTCCGGCGCATGGGCTACCGCGTCGGCCTGCATACCGCCGGCATCTATCCCCTGCGCCTGGCCGACGTGCTGCGGCATCTGGACTGGGTCGGCCTGGACATCAAGGCCGACGCCCAGGGCTATGACGACATCACCGGCCGGCGCGATTCGCAGCGTCCCGCGCAGGCATGCCTGGCCCAACTGCTTTCGGCCGACATCGATTTCGAATGCCGCATCACCTGGCATCCGGACTGGCTGGACGAAACCCGGCTGCTGGCCCTGGCGCGCGAGCTGGCGCGCCGCGGCGTGCGCCGCTTTGCCGTACAGGGCGCGCGCCGCTCGCCCGATTCACCGCCGGTGCGCGCGCTGGGCGCGCCAGCCCTGGCGCTGCTGATGCAATGGTTCGAGGAGTTCGCCTATCGCTGA
- a CDS encoding M20 family metallopeptidase translates to MTREQALLQAVQAYDNGDLHAALARRVAYATESEVPGQAPAQHAYLNEELLPWLKELGFACEVHPNPSGADLPILVARRIEQAGLPTVLMYGHGDVVRGNAAKWEAGRDPWRLQVEGDRWYGRGTADNKGQHSINLEALRQVIAARGGALGFNAIWLIETGEEAGSPGLAAFCEAQREALAADVFIASDGPRLSARRPTLFMGSRGAVNFELKLRARERGYHSGNWGGLLANPAIVLVHAIATLVDARGRITVPGLRPPSIPDAVAEALADLEVGGGEDDPDINAWWGEPGLSASEKVFGWNSLDVLTFGAGDPAKPVNAIPPEAVAWCQLRFVVGTDWRALQTQVQEHLRAAGFEDVQVRIGMQAGATRLSPDNPWVRWAAASLERSTGKRPALLPNLGGSLPNDIFADQLGLPTLWVPHSYPACAQHAPNEHLLGSVAREGLAIMAGLFWDLGDQGSALRQAAAKPSSNSN, encoded by the coding sequence GTGACACGCGAACAAGCCCTGCTCCAAGCCGTTCAAGCCTACGACAACGGCGACCTGCATGCCGCGCTGGCCCGCCGCGTCGCCTACGCGACGGAAAGCGAAGTACCCGGCCAGGCGCCGGCCCAGCACGCCTACCTCAATGAGGAACTGCTGCCCTGGCTCAAGGAACTGGGCTTCGCCTGTGAGGTGCATCCCAATCCTTCCGGGGCCGACCTGCCCATCCTGGTGGCGCGCCGCATTGAGCAGGCCGGCCTGCCCACGGTGCTGATGTACGGCCATGGCGACGTGGTGCGCGGCAACGCCGCCAAGTGGGAAGCCGGCCGCGATCCCTGGCGCCTGCAGGTCGAGGGCGACCGCTGGTACGGGCGCGGCACCGCCGACAACAAGGGCCAGCACAGCATCAATCTGGAAGCCTTGCGCCAGGTCATCGCCGCGCGCGGCGGCGCGCTGGGCTTCAACGCGATCTGGTTGATCGAGACCGGCGAGGAAGCGGGTTCGCCCGGCTTGGCCGCCTTCTGCGAAGCCCAGCGCGAGGCGCTGGCGGCGGACGTGTTCATCGCCAGCGACGGCCCGCGCCTGAGCGCCCGGCGTCCCACCCTTTTCATGGGCTCGCGCGGCGCGGTGAACTTCGAACTGAAACTGCGGGCGCGCGAACGCGGCTACCACTCTGGCAACTGGGGCGGCCTGCTGGCCAACCCCGCCATCGTGCTGGTGCACGCCATCGCCACGCTGGTCGACGCCCGCGGCCGCATCACGGTGCCCGGCCTGCGCCCGCCCTCCATCCCTGACGCGGTGGCCGAGGCGCTGGCCGACCTGGAGGTCGGCGGCGGCGAGGACGATCCCGACATCAACGCCTGGTGGGGCGAGCCCGGGCTGAGCGCGTCCGAAAAAGTGTTCGGCTGGAACAGCCTGGACGTCCTGACCTTTGGCGCCGGCGATCCGGCCAAGCCGGTCAACGCCATACCGCCCGAGGCCGTGGCCTGGTGCCAACTGCGTTTCGTGGTGGGCACGGACTGGCGGGCGCTACAGACGCAGGTGCAGGAACATCTGCGCGCGGCGGGCTTCGAGGACGTGCAGGTGCGCATCGGCATGCAGGCCGGCGCCACCCGCCTGTCGCCCGACAATCCCTGGGTGCGCTGGGCCGCGGCCTCGCTGGAACGCAGCACCGGCAAGCGGCCGGCGCTGCTGCCGAACCTGGGCGGTTCGCTGCCCAACGACATCTTCGCCGACCAACTGGGGCTGCCCACCTTGTGGGTGCCGCATTCCTATCCCGCTTGCGCCCAGCACGCGCCCAACGAACACCTGCTGGGCAGCGTTGCCCGCGAGGGGCTGGCCATCATGGCCGGTCTGTTCTGGGACCTGGGCGACCAGGGCAGCGCCCTGCGCCAGGCGGCCGCAAAACCGTCTTCCAACTCCAACTGA
- a CDS encoding LysR family transcriptional regulator, with protein sequence MISLGLRYFLEVARCGSIAGAAAAQHVAASAVSRQIAKLEDGLGIALFERQARGMELSEAGRQLAAYANAAALEAERVTTEIRQRSHLGDVTIRLACTEGFAHRFLPMCMAEFKRVRPEARFHLHVERPEEVSRQILEGLSQLALRYTTAQDDRLKTELLVRAPVYAVMCRNHPLASRRSLSMRDLTRVPLSLGDQGTTVRQLFDAACANAGLHIEPAYVSNHSAAFLPMLPGSDIVALSGYLTMLGQRDGEGLAAVPFSNPEMRQRSIQVLTLQGRTLPALAREFLAFMAQRLTATPKAPEG encoded by the coding sequence ATGATTTCGCTGGGCTTGAGGTATTTCCTGGAGGTCGCGCGCTGCGGGTCGATCGCCGGCGCCGCGGCGGCGCAGCACGTGGCGGCCTCGGCCGTCAGCCGGCAGATCGCCAAGCTGGAGGACGGACTGGGCATCGCGCTGTTCGAGCGGCAGGCGCGCGGCATGGAACTGAGCGAGGCTGGCCGCCAGTTGGCCGCCTACGCCAATGCCGCCGCGCTGGAAGCCGAGCGCGTCACCACCGAGATCCGCCAGCGCAGCCATCTGGGCGATGTGACCATACGCCTGGCCTGCACCGAAGGCTTCGCCCACCGTTTCCTGCCCATGTGCATGGCCGAGTTCAAGCGTGTCAGGCCCGAGGCCCGTTTCCATCTGCACGTGGAGCGCCCCGAGGAGGTCAGCCGCCAGATCCTGGAAGGCCTGTCGCAGCTGGCGCTGCGCTACACCACCGCGCAGGACGACCGCCTCAAGACCGAGCTGCTGGTGCGCGCGCCGGTCTATGCGGTCATGTGCCGCAACCATCCGCTGGCCAGCCGCCGCAGCCTGAGCATGCGCGACCTGACCCGCGTGCCGCTGTCGCTGGGCGACCAGGGCACCACGGTGCGGCAGTTGTTCGACGCGGCTTGCGCCAATGCCGGGCTGCATATCGAGCCGGCCTATGTGTCCAACCATTCCGCGGCCTTTCTGCCCATGCTGCCGGGCAGCGACATCGTGGCGCTGTCGGGCTACCTGACGATGCTGGGACAGCGTGACGGCGAGGGCCTGGCCGCGGTGCCGTTCAGCAATCCGGAAATGCGGCAGCGGAGCATCCAGGTCCTGACCTTGCAGGGCCGGACCCTGCCGGCGCTGGCCCGCGAGTTTCTGGCGTTCATGGCGCAGCGGCTAACGGCCACGCCCAAGGCGCCGGAAGGGTAG
- a CDS encoding PepSY-associated TM helix domain-containing protein: MAWLHTWVGLWFSWLLFAVFLTGSLAVFSEPITHWMTPEHQEAEAQAAQKESVPVDRARRLELAVDYMARNHAGAGMWEIWPVDRFHENGLTAYWFDQNGQYADAELDPETGAELADHHDAEGRATMGGTHFVDFHYTLHDAGLGLWIVAFASMAMLVALISGVVTHKRIFKDFFTFRAKKGQRSWLDAHNAVAVLTLPFQFMIAYTGIVISSAQLMPAPVAATYGAGPQASRLYLAELTGEERPDRTGVALAMPALEPIVARGEQLIGQTARAIVINNPEDSSMRIGVYGWNEDANTFRNLSATTGMAEFSASGELLRLRPAGGVHGGAPALAFQVMSDLHMSKFGGLAVSWLYFICGLAGAAMMGTGALLFMVKRRAKHGGEFGGATARMYRLIEGLNVAALAGLAIACISYFWANRLLPVALENRALWELRCFFLVWALTLAHAWLCSPRRAWISQLALLSALCLLLPVLSLATLGDHPLAQIARGDWESAGVELTSVAFGVLSGWAALLLWRRPATAPARRNPRNDAEAAA, from the coding sequence ATGGCCTGGCTCCACACCTGGGTCGGCCTGTGGTTCTCATGGCTGCTGTTCGCCGTCTTCCTGACGGGATCGCTGGCCGTCTTCTCCGAACCCATCACGCACTGGATGACGCCCGAGCACCAGGAGGCGGAAGCCCAGGCTGCGCAAAAGGAAAGCGTCCCGGTGGACCGCGCCCGCCGGCTGGAGCTGGCGGTGGACTACATGGCGCGCAACCATGCTGGCGCGGGCATGTGGGAAATCTGGCCGGTGGACCGCTTTCACGAGAACGGGCTGACCGCCTATTGGTTCGACCAGAACGGCCAGTACGCGGATGCCGAGCTCGACCCCGAGACAGGCGCCGAACTGGCTGACCACCACGACGCCGAAGGCCGCGCGACGATGGGCGGCACGCATTTCGTGGACTTCCACTACACGCTGCACGACGCCGGCCTGGGGCTGTGGATCGTCGCCTTCGCCAGCATGGCGATGCTGGTCGCGCTGATTTCCGGCGTGGTCACGCACAAGCGCATCTTCAAGGACTTCTTCACCTTCCGCGCCAAGAAGGGCCAACGGTCCTGGCTGGATGCGCACAACGCGGTGGCGGTACTGACCCTGCCCTTCCAGTTCATGATCGCCTACACCGGCATCGTGATATCCAGCGCCCAGCTCATGCCCGCCCCGGTCGCGGCGACCTATGGCGCGGGCCCGCAGGCCAGCCGCCTGTACCTGGCCGAGCTGACGGGCGAAGAACGGCCAGACCGCACCGGCGTGGCGCTGGCCATGCCGGCGCTCGAGCCCATCGTGGCCCGCGGCGAACAGCTGATCGGGCAGACGGCGCGCGCCATCGTCATCAACAATCCCGAAGACAGCTCCATGCGCATCGGCGTCTACGGCTGGAACGAAGACGCAAACACCTTCCGCAACCTCAGTGCCACCACGGGCATGGCCGAATTCTCCGCCAGCGGCGAACTGCTGCGCCTGCGGCCGGCAGGCGGCGTGCATGGCGGCGCCCCTGCGCTGGCGTTCCAGGTGATGAGCGATCTGCACATGTCCAAATTCGGCGGGCTGGCCGTCAGCTGGCTGTACTTCATCTGCGGCCTGGCGGGCGCGGCCATGATGGGCACGGGCGCGCTGCTGTTCATGGTCAAGCGCCGCGCCAAGCATGGCGGCGAATTCGGCGGCGCGACGGCGCGCATGTACCGGCTGATAGAAGGATTGAACGTGGCGGCGCTGGCCGGACTGGCCATCGCCTGCATCAGCTACTTCTGGGCCAACCGCCTGCTGCCCGTGGCGCTGGAAAATCGCGCGCTGTGGGAGCTGCGCTGCTTCTTCCTGGTCTGGGCGTTGACCCTGGCGCATGCCTGGCTGTGCAGCCCGCGCCGCGCCTGGATCTCGCAGCTGGCCCTGCTGTCGGCGCTGTGCCTGCTGCTGCCGGTACTGTCGCTCGCCACGCTGGGCGACCATCCACTGGCGCAGATCGCGCGCGGCGACTGGGAAAGCGCCGGCGTCGAACTGACCTCCGTCGCATTCGGCGTACTATCGGGCTGGGCGGCCCTGCTGTTGTGGCGGCGGCCGGCAACCGCGCCCGCCCGGCGCAATCCCCGCAATGACGCAGAGGCGGCCGCATGA
- a CDS encoding ribonucleoside triphosphate reductase, giving the protein MHIQHILKRDGRVAEFDRDKIAQAMAAAGGSTGELDLAGAQALTDTVIAALEGNPCPGVETIQNRVEEALVQAGHWRTARAYIVHREQHARLRALRHTLVDVESAMEEYLDQRDWRVNANANQGYSLGGLILNVAGKVTANYWLSNVFAPEAGRAHREGDIHIHDLDMLSGYCAGWSLRQLLTEGFNGIPGKVEATPPRHMSAAIGQIVNFLGTLQNEWAGAQAFSSFDTYMAPFIRRDAMTYAEVKQSMQELIYNLNVPSRWGTQTPFTNLTFDWTCPPDLKDQIPYIGGEEMPFSYGELQTEMDMINRAYIEVMMAGDAKGRVFTFPIPTYNITPDFDWDHPNTERLFEMTARYGLPYFQNFLNSDLEPHMVRSMCCRLQLDLRELLKRGNGLFGSAEQTGSVGVVTVNCARLGYTCRGDEARLMQRLDHLLELGRDVLETKRKVVQRYIDQGLYPYTRRYLGTLRNHFSTLGVNGINEMIRNFTDDAEDVTTAAGHALAVRLLDRVRARMTEFQEETGHLYNLEATPAEGTTYRFAREDRKRYPAILQAGSETQPYYTNSSQLPVGHTDDPFHALELQETLQGKYTGGTVLHLYMNEAISSAAACKQLVRRALSNFRLPYITVTPTFSICPNHGYLAGHHEFCPKCDAELLAKQAACCTPA; this is encoded by the coding sequence ATGCATATCCAGCACATCCTCAAGCGCGACGGCCGGGTCGCGGAGTTCGACCGCGACAAGATCGCCCAGGCCATGGCGGCGGCCGGCGGCAGCACCGGAGAACTGGACCTGGCAGGCGCACAAGCCCTGACCGACACCGTCATCGCCGCGCTGGAAGGCAACCCTTGCCCCGGCGTCGAAACCATCCAGAACCGCGTGGAAGAAGCCCTGGTCCAGGCCGGCCACTGGCGCACGGCGCGCGCCTACATCGTGCACCGCGAACAGCACGCCCGGCTGCGCGCGCTGCGCCACACGCTGGTGGACGTGGAAAGCGCGATGGAGGAATACCTGGACCAGCGCGACTGGCGTGTCAACGCCAACGCCAACCAGGGCTACAGCCTGGGCGGCCTGATCCTGAACGTGGCCGGCAAGGTCACCGCCAACTACTGGCTGTCCAATGTGTTCGCGCCCGAAGCGGGCCGCGCCCACCGCGAAGGCGACATCCACATCCACGACTTGGACATGCTGAGCGGCTACTGCGCCGGCTGGTCGCTGCGCCAACTGCTGACCGAGGGCTTCAACGGCATCCCTGGCAAGGTCGAAGCCACGCCGCCGCGCCACATGTCGGCGGCCATCGGCCAGATCGTCAACTTCCTGGGCACGCTGCAGAACGAATGGGCCGGCGCCCAGGCCTTCAGTTCCTTCGACACCTACATGGCGCCCTTCATCCGCCGCGACGCCATGACGTACGCGGAAGTGAAGCAGTCCATGCAGGAGCTGATCTACAACCTGAACGTGCCCAGCCGCTGGGGTACGCAGACGCCCTTCACCAACCTCACGTTCGACTGGACCTGCCCGCCTGACTTGAAGGACCAGATCCCGTACATCGGCGGCGAGGAAATGCCGTTCTCCTATGGCGAGCTGCAGACCGAGATGGACATGATCAACCGCGCCTACATCGAGGTCATGATGGCCGGCGATGCCAAGGGCCGCGTGTTCACCTTCCCCATCCCCACCTACAACATCACGCCCGACTTCGACTGGGACCATCCCAACACCGAGCGCCTGTTCGAAATGACGGCGCGCTACGGCCTGCCTTATTTCCAGAACTTCCTGAACTCGGACCTGGAGCCGCACATGGTGCGCTCGATGTGCTGCCGCCTGCAGCTGGACCTGCGCGAACTGCTCAAGCGCGGCAACGGACTGTTCGGATCGGCCGAGCAGACCGGCTCGGTCGGCGTGGTCACGGTCAACTGCGCGCGCCTGGGCTACACCTGCCGCGGCGACGAAGCGCGGCTGATGCAGCGGCTGGACCATCTGCTGGAACTGGGCCGCGACGTGCTGGAAACCAAGCGCAAGGTGGTGCAGCGCTACATCGACCAGGGGCTCTACCCCTATACCCGCCGCTACCTGGGCACCCTGCGCAATCACTTCAGCACGCTGGGCGTGAACGGCATCAACGAGATGATCCGCAACTTCACGGACGACGCCGAAGACGTCACCACCGCGGCGGGCCACGCCCTGGCGGTGCGGCTGCTGGACCGCGTGCGCGCCCGCATGACCGAGTTCCAGGAAGAGACCGGCCACTTGTATAACCTGGAGGCCACGCCGGCCGAAGGCACCACCTACCGCTTCGCCCGCGAAGACCGGAAACGCTATCCCGCCATCCTGCAGGCCGGCAGCGAGACGCAGCCCTACTACACCAACTCCAGCCAGCTGCCGGTGGGCCACACCGACGATCCCTTCCATGCGCTGGAGCTGCAGGAAACGCTGCAGGGCAAGTACACCGGCGGCACCGTGCTGCACCTGTACATGAACGAGGCCATTTCTTCCGCCGCCGCATGCAAGCAGCTGGTGCGCCGCGCGCTGTCGAACTTCCGGCTGCCCTACATCACGGTCACGCCGACTTTCTCCATCTGCCCCAACCATGGCTATCTGGCGGGGCATCATGAATTCTGCCCGAAATGCGATGCCGAACTGCTGGCCAAGCAGGCGGCATGCTGCACCCCGGCCTAG
- the nrdD gene encoding anaerobic ribonucleoside-triphosphate reductase, protein MQTLIAPEVTPAPAMQLDDSQRVRCEIWTRVMGYHRPVASFNTGKQGEFNERRFFVERRA, encoded by the coding sequence ATGCAAACCTTGATCGCTCCCGAAGTCACCCCCGCACCCGCCATGCAGCTGGACGACAGCCAGCGCGTGCGCTGCGAGATCTGGACCCGCGTCATGGGCTACCACCGCCCCGTCGCATCCTTCAACACCGGCAAACAGGGCGAATTCAATGAACGCCGCTTCTTCGTCGAACGCCGCGCCTGA
- a CDS encoding lipid-binding SYLF domain-containing protein, whose protein sequence is MWAACFLLAPQARAESAAELSREAQSALDRLYQQEPRTRELGKKAVGVLVFPRILKGGLLVGAETGDGALIRGGKVQGYYNISAVSFGLQAGAQAFSYALFFMNEPALRYLDQSDGWSLGAGPSLVVVDDSYASSITTTTLSQDVYAVPFGGQGLMAGMGLEGSKITRTQPD, encoded by the coding sequence TTGTGGGCTGCCTGTTTCCTCCTGGCGCCGCAGGCCAGGGCGGAGTCCGCGGCCGAGCTCAGCCGGGAGGCGCAGAGTGCGCTGGATCGCCTGTACCAGCAGGAACCCAGGACGCGTGAACTGGGCAAGAAGGCGGTGGGTGTGCTGGTGTTCCCCCGCATCCTGAAGGGCGGCCTGCTGGTCGGCGCGGAAACTGGCGACGGCGCCCTCATCCGCGGCGGCAAGGTCCAGGGCTACTACAACATATCGGCGGTATCGTTCGGCCTGCAGGCCGGCGCGCAGGCGTTCAGCTATGCGCTGTTCTTCATGAACGAGCCGGCGCTGCGGTACCTGGACCAGAGCGACGGCTGGTCGCTCGGCGCCGGCCCGAGCCTGGTCGTGGTGGACGACAGCTATGCCTCCAGCATTACCACCACCACCCTGAGCCAGGATGTATACGCCGTGCCATTCGGCGGACAGGGACTGATGGCGGGCATGGGCCTGGAAGGGTCCAAGATCACCCGCACCCAACCGGACTGA
- a CDS encoding Bug family tripartite tricarboxylate transporter substrate binding protein — MTVKLRAALAAASLAAAAHAGGVHAAYPEQAIKIVVPFTPGGATDAVARLLANKLSGKFGQPVIVENRPGASTVIGAEAAARAQPDGYTLMLSGSTTYTVLPALKPGLPYDPQKSYEHIAIVAMAPVVLLAKNGLAAATVQEAAALARQHSAKGGLMYGTFGPGSAPHLAGEMYAEAAGAKMMPVPYKGSAQLVTAMIGGEVDLGVDTVSSAAPQVRAGKIRALAVTGERRMPQLPDVPTFAEAGMADVSFVGWYALVAPARTPAPVVETLSRAVAEIMEDPQVRKSVADLALDPVYMPGPAFQAQIAKELRTFSEVAARAGITLE, encoded by the coding sequence ATGACCGTCAAACTCCGCGCCGCCCTGGCGGCCGCAAGCCTTGCCGCCGCCGCGCATGCGGGCGGCGTCCATGCCGCCTATCCCGAACAGGCGATCAAGATCGTCGTGCCCTTCACCCCGGGCGGCGCGACTGACGCCGTGGCGCGGCTGCTGGCCAACAAGCTGTCGGGCAAGTTCGGCCAGCCCGTCATCGTCGAAAATCGTCCCGGCGCATCCACCGTGATCGGCGCGGAAGCGGCGGCGCGCGCGCAACCCGACGGCTATACCCTGATGCTGTCGGGCAGCACCACCTATACCGTGCTGCCGGCGCTCAAGCCTGGCCTGCCCTACGATCCGCAGAAGAGCTATGAACACATCGCCATCGTCGCCATGGCGCCCGTGGTGCTCCTGGCCAAGAACGGGCTGGCGGCCGCCACCGTGCAGGAAGCGGCCGCGCTGGCCCGGCAGCACAGCGCCAAGGGCGGCCTGATGTACGGCACCTTCGGCCCTGGATCCGCGCCGCACCTGGCCGGCGAGATGTACGCCGAGGCGGCGGGCGCCAAGATGATGCCGGTGCCCTACAAGGGCAGCGCGCAACTGGTCACGGCGATGATAGGCGGCGAGGTCGACCTGGGCGTGGACACCGTGTCTTCCGCCGCACCGCAGGTCCGCGCCGGCAAGATCCGCGCACTGGCCGTGACGGGCGAACGCCGCATGCCGCAACTGCCCGACGTGCCGACCTTCGCCGAAGCCGGCATGGCCGACGTTTCCTTCGTGGGCTGGTATGCGCTGGTGGCGCCGGCGCGCACGCCGGCCCCGGTGGTGGAAACCTTGAGCCGCGCCGTGGCGGAAATCATGGAGGATCCGCAAGTGCGCAAATCGGTCGCGGACCTGGCGCTGGATCCCGTCTATATGCCCGGGCCGGCATTCCAGGCGCAGATCGCGAAGGAACTGCGCACCTTTTCCGAAGTAGCGGCCCGCGCCGGCATCACCCTGGAATAG
- a CDS encoding DUF3325 domain-containing protein — protein sequence MNTNDLYAISMALLLTYSGMACLSLAMPRHYDQVWGRDPSARHTRVLRCAGVLLLALALLPCVGLWGNTVGVVAWLGWLSAGALLWVGMLSWAPRPAARTAALAVAISLAGVGIGF from the coding sequence ATGAACACCAACGACCTGTACGCAATTTCCATGGCGCTGCTGCTGACCTATTCGGGCATGGCCTGCCTGAGCCTGGCCATGCCGCGCCATTACGACCAGGTCTGGGGACGCGATCCCTCCGCCCGCCATACCCGCGTGCTGCGCTGCGCCGGCGTGCTGCTGCTGGCGCTGGCGCTGCTGCCCTGCGTGGGACTGTGGGGCAATACCGTGGGCGTGGTGGCATGGCTGGGCTGGCTCTCGGCCGGCGCCCTGCTCTGGGTCGGCATGCTGTCGTGGGCGCCTCGCCCGGCGGCCCGCACCGCCGCGCTGGCCGTGGCGATATCCCTGGCCGGGGTCGGCATCGGCTTCTGA